One genomic segment of Cydia splendana chromosome 5, ilCydSple1.2, whole genome shotgun sequence includes these proteins:
- the LOC134791093 gene encoding uncharacterized protein LOC134791093, producing the protein MATVQTAPEMSLSSAPLAVPQNKDLDLMALTMAALRLVNPWVKAEPEDWQEPQEEPKDRLITLAEVSQHDTPRDCWVVIYDRVYDITTFIDEHPGGGDIMLEYAGQDASTAFRSSGHSRMAAKALDRFLIGELPMSERMYRRPGGIRLSDIPD; encoded by the exons ATGGCAACGGTGCAAACTGCTCCTGAAATGAGCCTTTCGTCCGCTCCGCTGGCCGTGCCGCAGAACAAAGATCTGGATCTGATGGCGCTCACTATGGCCGCACTGCGTCTGGTGAACCCCTGGGTGAAGGCCGAGCCCGAGGACTGGCAGGAGCCCCAGGAGGAGCCGAAAGACCGCCTCATCACCCTCGCGGAGGTCAGCCAGCACGACACCCCGCGTGATTGTTGGGTCGTCATCTACGACCGCGTCTACGACATCACTACCTTCATTGATGAG CATCCCGGTGGAGGCGACATAATGCTCGAGTACGCTGGCCAAGACGCCAGCACGGCGTTCCGCAGTTCCGGGCATTCGCGCATGGCCGCCAAGGCGCTAGACCGGTTCCTCATCGGCGAGCTGCCGATGAGCGAGCGCATGTACCGCCGCCCTGGAGGCATCCGCCTCAGCGACATACCGGACTAA
- the LOC134790545 gene encoding GATOR2 complex protein WDR59, protein MSVHWSSELMKWEYRELQATAMSVDFSGNNVLLAGRRWLAIKQVNLEEDAGDIIKKYPRHSKYDAAGAEWCQTYHGQKLCAIASNQRVDVYEWRAGNDLTCICSLRGHTRVVSDTHFHRQDHNLIATCSIDTFTHMWDLRDARKPVISLCAVAGASQVQWNKVASHIVATAHDGDIKIWDYRKHSAPFQYISAHLCKIHGVDWSPHHEYQLVTSSHDGSIKFFDINNARRPENVINTNFPVWRAIYTPFGSGLLTIGVGWGGLPRVEQAGVIGIWVSDILTHRLVGHTDTVQTMVWRPNTPPDNYQLVTWGRDQSLRIWAMQPSLLKMCHHYLPNDSEIEEDNSSDTMSPVESMNDGSDSTGQDIQMTKMPTSNLISIDEEFESIREMANIEVTDMNTDTRICQIHSERNGYTANLQVAFPKNVPEQTIPKFSWLSGTNIDSTTTIKILQALNRTAHRKKKEGQRCLLHCLKTLATSIDEIPVKSSDDSDSMKSSQRSQSESENAGDACIPFPRTSGAKWCGVSTLVVFNRPSNTRRLSLKHEAGTPRSMSSLSTIPSLFGSGYGSVSPHATTTPSPTNAPGFPQLLHRHPSNSITTFYFQDRWKAQGRRAGSMRSRGSISGCSPRVVLYAAPDLFPLNRVLAEKYVINAEDSVEMCEANARIASAEGESELAHAWRLAALAARALRARPTDHCASSEESMGWAQHPLCCSLLQSLISHYAKSLDVQMAAMLACAFSIFNDTNKWSSQSTISNSSYGNGTSPYSTVNQYSEIADGWTNVRSNSCSEAENFYTDSSVSKSERMSACVLDEAAVHQYHCFKRVYADILHRWQLLYKRTEVMKLVRQRQPAACAGPELSAVCAGCGRGARGAACGACRRLALRCAVCARGVRGRAVACAYCGHAGHATHMLAWFEKHDTCPTGCGCKCLVDSNAFWKGVKYA, encoded by the exons ATGTCTGTGCACTGGAGTTCCGAGCTGATGAAGTGGGAGTACCGGGAGTTGCAGGCCACCGCTATGTCCGTCGATTTCTCTGGTAACAACGTGTTACTAGCCGGACGGCGATGGCTAGCGATTAAGCAAGTCAACTTAGAAGAAGATGCTGGTGACATTATAAAGAAGTACCCGCGTCACAGCAAGTACGACGCAGCCGGAGCGGAGTGGTGTCAAACATATCACGGGCAGAAGCTTTGTGCGATTgcg AGTAATCAGCGTGTTGACGTATACGAATGGCGGGCAGGCAACGATCTGACTTGTATTTGCTCTCTACGCGGGCACACGCGAGTTGTGAGCGACACGCACTTCCACAGACAAGACCACAACCTCATAGCGACATGTTCTATAGATACTTTCACTCATATGTGGGACCTCCGGGATGCAAGAAAACCAGTAATCTCACTGTGTGcagttg CGGGAGCTTCACAAGTTCAGTGGAACAAGGTGGCATCTCACATAGTTGCAACAGCACATGACGGAGACATCAAAATATGGGATTATCGAAAACACAGTGCACCATTCCAGTACATTTCAGCACACTTGTGCAAAATCCACGGTGTAGACTGGAGTCCCCACCATGAATACCAATTAGTGACATCCAGTCACGATGGGAGCATCAAGTTCTTTGACATAAACAATGCTAGGAGGCCAGAGAATGTTATAAACACTAACTTCCCAGTGTGGAGAGCTATATATACACCATTTGGAAGTGGTTTGTTGACTATAGGTGTGGGATGGGGCGGGTTACCCCGGGTGGAGCAAGCTGGGGTCATTGGTATATGGGTGTCAGATATCTTAACACACCGGCTCGTGGGACACACGGACACAGTACAGACAATGGTGTGGAGGCCAAACACTCCTCCAGATAACTACCAGCTAGTGACATGGGGCAGAGATCAATCTTTAAGGATTTGGGCAATGCAGCCCTCTTTACTGAAAATGTGCCACCATTATTTACCCAATGATAGCGAAATTGAAGAGGACAATAGTAGTGACA CAATGTCACCAGTTGAGTCTATGAATGATGGATCTGACAGTACAGGACAAGATATACAAATG ACCAAGATGCCAACCTCAAACTTAATATCAATAGATGAAGAGTTCGAATCTATAAGAGAAATGGCGAATATTGAAGTCACTGACATGAACACAGATACAAGGATATGTCAGATACACTCAGAACGCAATGGATATACTGCCAACCTACAAGTGGCATTCCCTAAAAATGTACCTGAACAAACTATACCAAAGTTCTCCTGGCTCTCCGGTACAAATATCGATAGCACAACTACTATCAAAATTCTACAAGCTTTAAATAGAACAGCCCATCGCAAGAAGAAGGAAGGCCAAAGGTGTCTGTTACATTGTCTAAAGACATTGGCGACATCTATTGATGAG ATTCCAGTTAAATCTAGTGACGATTCCGACTCAATGAAGTCTAGTCAAAGAAGCCAATCAGAAAGCGAAAACGCCGGCGACGCATGCATTCCCTTCCCCCGCACTTCCGGGGCAAAGTGGTGTGGCGTCAGCACGTTAGTTGTGTTCAATCGTCCGTCGAATACTCGGAGACTGTCCTTGAAGCACGAGGCGGGGACCCCGAGGTCGATGTCGTCGCTGTCGACTATTCCGAGCCTTTTCGGGAGCGGTTACGGCTCGGTGTCGCCACACGCCACCACGACGCCGTCGCCGACGAACGCGCCTGGGTTCCCGCAGTTGCTGCACAGGCATCCTTCTAATTCTATTACGACGTTCTACTTTCAAGATCGTTGG AAAGCGCAAGGCCGGCGCGCGGGCAGCATGCGCAGTCGCGGCAGCATCTCCGGCTGCTCACCCAGGGTCGTGCTCTATGCGGCTCCCGATCTGTTCCCGCTGAACCGGGTTCTCGCCGAGAAATACGTCATCAACGCTGAGGATTCCGTCG AAATGTGTGAGGCGAATGCGCGGATAGCATCAGCGGAAGGCGAAAGCGAACTGGCGCACGCATGGCGACTAGCGGCGCTGGCGGCGCGGGCGCTGCGCGCGCGACCCACCGACCACTGCGCCTCCAGCGAGGAGAGCATGGGCTGGGCGCAGCACCCGCTGTGCTGCAGCCTGCTTCAGTCGCT GATTTCTCACTACGCCAAGTCGTTGGACGTGCAAATGGCGGCGATGCTGGCGTGCGCCTTCTCCATCTTCAATGACACCAACAAGTGGAGCTCGCAGTCCACTATTAGCAATTCTAGTTAT GGCAACGGAACATCTCCATACAGCACAGTAAACCAATACAGCGAAATAGCCGACGGCTGGACGAATGTCCGCAGCAACTCATGCTCCGAGGCCGAGAACTTCTACACGGACTCGAGCGTGTCCAAGTCGGAACGGATGTCGGCCTGCGTTCTCGACGAGGCCGCGGTGCATCAGTACCACTGCTTTAAAAGAGTGTACGCGGATATTTTGCATCGCTGGCAGCTTTTATATAAGAGGACTGAG GTGATGAAGCTGGTCCGACAGCGGCAGCCAGCAGCGTGCGCGGGGCCGGAGCTGAGCGCGGTGTGCGCGGGGtgcgggcgcggcgcgcgcggggcggcgtgcggcgcgtgcCGCCGCCTCGCGCTGCGCTGCGCCGTGTGCGCGCGCGGCGTGCGCGGCCGCGCCGTCGCCTGCGCCTACTGCGGCCACGCCGGACACGCCACGCACATGCTGGCCTG
- the LOC134791092 gene encoding metallophosphoesterase 1 homolog has translation MALGFRKLRQSLFINTLPRLLAGLLFIYVYCEYLIYYVVQIQCGFPTLDKMSNVQPVYAMIFADPHLLGRNAHWLDKWRREWQMHRAFQTAMTLHRPEIVFVLGDLFDEGDKCSEKDFNEYVQRFHELFKVPDGTSLYAVAGNHDVGFHYKITPQLSGRWERRMRAPPVRLLSVRGAHFVLLNSMALQGDGCELCARADAEIHDIADILKCSSGSKLCKGKKKLEKYSRPILIQHFPLYRASDSQCTEPDAAPLPERDSLFIERRDCLSKESTEYLVESLHPRLAFGAHTHHSCALRHSFVPTPDHKIEFVEYTVPSFSWRNRLDPKYYLVTISPDEARVSKCELPREWTLQVTAVTLLAALLLYLRYSNTRRKDFNYNKHL, from the exons ATGGCTTTGGGTTTCCGAAAGTTAAGACAGTCGTTGTTTATCAATACTTTACCCCGGCTTTTAGCAGGACTGTTGTTTATTTACGTTTATTGTGAATATctcatatattatgtagttcAAATTCAG TGCGGCTTTCCTACGTTAGACAAAATGTCTAATGTCCAGCCAGTATATGCCATGATATTTGCTGATCCGCACCTGCTGGGTCGCAATGCGCACTGGTTGGATAAATGGCGACGGGAATGGCAGATGCATCGCGCCTTTCAAACTGCTATGACCTTACATAGGCCAGAAATTGTGTTTGTTTTAG GTGATCTGTTTGATGAAGGTGATAAGTGTTCAGAAAAGGACTTCAATGAATATGTGCAAAGAtttcatgaattatttaaagTTCCTGATGGGACATCTTTGTATGCTGTTGCGGGAAATCATGATGTTGGGTTTCATTACAA AATAACTCCACAACTCTCAGGGCGCTGGGAGCGGCGCATGCGCGCGCCGCCCGTGCGCCTGCTGAGCGTGCGCGGCGCGCACTTCGTGTTGCTCAACTCCATGGCGCTGCAGGGCGACGGCTGCGAGCTGTGCGCACGTGCCGACGCTGAGATACATGACATCGCAG ATATCCTCAAGTGCAgcagtgggtcaaaattatgcAAAGGGAAGAAGAAACTAGAAAAGTACAGTAGACCCATATTGATTCAG CACTTCCCCCTATACAGGGCATCCGACAGCCAATGCACGGAGCCCGACGCTGCTCCCTTACCAGAGAGGGACAGCCTGTTCATCGAACGAAGGGATTGCCTGTCGAAGGAATCCACGGAGTATTTAGTGGAGAGTCTGCACCCGCGGCTCGCGTTCGGTGCTCATACGCATCATAGTTGCGCGCTTCGGCACAGCTTCGTACCTACGCCGGATCACAAGATCGAGTTTGTGGAATACACTGTTCCCTCGTTCTCGTGGAGGAATAGATTGGATCCTAAATATTACTTG GTGACCATCAGCCCCGACGAGGCTCGGGTGTCCAAGTGCGAGTTGCCGCGCGAATGGACACTTCAGGTCACCGCGGTAACACTCCTCGCTGCGCTCCTACTGTACCTGAGATACTCCAATACCAGGCGAAAAGACTTCAACTATAATAAGCATTTGTAA